A single genomic interval of Aedes aegypti strain LVP_AGWG chromosome 1, AaegL5.0 Primary Assembly, whole genome shotgun sequence harbors:
- the LOC5565084 gene encoding uncharacterized protein LOC5565084 — MDRQTYNRCSMTVRIACFAIPLLVLFGVYLFGVTEASTNPAEPSVEAVRRVIVDVDTGPDDAWALFHLLSSPGVRVEAIICVQGNTNVTNVGRNVLRVLTALGKENEIPVYLGSNEQLITPGPKSDSGYFGSDGFSDIDFPDLPEPDMSLLRSSPLNELNKLTEQHPREITFIQLGPLTNLALLFKVFPESRHRIREVFIMGGNRHGVGNTEKAAEFNFYSDPEAAHIVINNFGGNITILPWETASRENLITNQTWRFEVLGSAAHPLVQMLNPVERKPLGDNDSWMPCDLLVAMAFTHPYLVTETKRYRADVELYGWLTRGQLVLDHMNEGQGSVTIVDNMNREKILQMLLEMVN, encoded by the exons ACAAACCTACAACCGGTGCAGCATGACGGTCAGAATCGCGTGCTTTGCAATACCATTGTTGGTTCTGTTCGGCGTTTATCTCTTCGGAGTGACTGAAGCATCGACGAACCCCG CTGAACCTTCCGTTGAAGCAGTTAGGCGCGTAATCGTCGACGTCGATACCGGGCCGGATGACGCGTGGGCTTTGTTCCATCTCTTGAGTAGCCCAGGCGTACGCGTAGAGGCCATCATCTGCGTGCAGGGCAATACCAACGTGACTAACGTAGGGCGAAATGTCCTGAGGGTGCTGACTGCACTGGGGAAAGAAAATGAG ATTCCAGTATATCTTGGATCGAACGAACAACTGATTACCCCGGGACCCAAGTCCGACAGTGGCTACTTCGGATCGGATGGGTTCTCCGATATCGATTTCCCAGATCTGCCAGAACCCGATATGTCCCTTCTGAGATCCTCGCCACTCAACGAACTGAACAAGCTCACAGAACAACACCCCCGCGAGATAACCTTCATCCAGTTGGGACCCCTCACAAACCTGGCCTTGTTGTTCAAGGTGTTCCCCGAATCTCGGCACCGCATTCGGGAGGTGTTCATAATGGGTGGCAATCGCCACGGAGTCGGCAACACGGAAAAGGCTGCCGAGTTCAACTTCTACAGCGATCCCGAGGCGGCGCACATTGTGATCAACAACTTTGGCGGGAACATTACGATTCTACCGTGGGAGACGGCTTCACGAGAGAATTTGATCACGAATCAG ACGTGGCGGTTCGAAGTGCTGGGAAGCGCTGCCCATCCCCTGGTGCAGATGCTCAATCCGGTGGAGCGGAAACCGCTTGGCGATAATGATAGCTGGATGCCTTGCGATTTACTGGTGGCAATGGCGTTCACCCATCCGTATCTGGTGACCGAAACGAAACGCTACCGAGCCGATGTCGAACTGTACGGCTGGTTGACCCGAGGTCAACTGGTGTTGGACCACATGAACGAAGGGCAGGGCAGCGTGACCATCGTGGACAACATGAATCGCGAAAAGATTCTGCAGATGTTGCTGGAAATGGTTAACTGA